The Calypte anna isolate BGI_N300 chromosome 20, bCalAnn1_v1.p, whole genome shotgun sequence genome includes a region encoding these proteins:
- the KCNS1 gene encoding potassium voltage-gated channel subfamily S member 1, whose product MVNKTLNYWDPGFEEDVININVGGLRRRLSSSALSKFPDTRLGRLLSCDSEESILQLCDDYDVSAREFYFDRNPGFFLYVLHFYQTGKLHVMEELCVFSFCQEIEYWGINEFFLDSCCSYRYHERKLESRHHNWDEESEVSSVDTSPDEISDINHDLLRYSTLRCGNLRKRLWLTMENPGYSIPSKLFSFVSISVVLVSIATMCIHSMPEYQEVDENGNVLDEPILHKLEYFCISWFTFEVSARLLLSPNPRKFFKHPLNLIDIVSVLPFYFTLMVDLTVGSDSELGNLGKVVQVFRLMRIFRVLKLARHSTGLRSLGATLKHSYREVGILLLYLAVGVSVFSGVAYTAEKEEDVGFDTIPACWWWGTVSMTTVGYGDVVPVTVAGKLAASGCILGGILVVALPITIIFNKFSHFYRKQKALEAAVRNSGKKDTEEVESISSHDPDSEALSETSLGRGSPDRRGLTPGTHPAP is encoded by the exons ATGGTCAACAAGACCTTAAATTACTGGGATCCTGGTTTCGAGGAGGACGTTATCAACATCAATGTGGGAGGGCTGAGAAGGCGGCTCAGCTCCAGCGCCCTCTCCAAGTTCCCTGACACCCGCCTGGGACGCCTGCTCTCCTGTGACTCAGAGGAGtccatcctgcagctctgtgaTGATTACGACGTGAGCGCCAGGGAGTTCTACTTCGACCGAAACCCCGGATTCTTCCTCTACGTGCTTCACTTCTACCAGACAGGGAAGCTGCACGTCATGGAGGAGCTGTGCGTCTTCTCCTTCTGCCAGGAGATCGAGTACTGGGGCATCAATGAGTTCTTCCTGGACTCCTGCTGCAGCTACCGCTACCACGAGCGCAAGCTGGAGAGCCGGCACCACAACTGGGATGAGGAGAGCGAGGTCAGCAGCGTGGACACATCCCCTGATGAGATCTCTGACATCAACCACGACCTCCTGCGCTACAGCACCCTGCGCTGTGGCAACCTGCGCAAACGCCTCTGGCTCACCATGGAGAACCCCGGCTACTCCATCCCCAGCAAACTCTTCAGCTTTGTGTCCATCAGTGTGGTGCTGGTTTCCATAGCCACCATGTGCATCCACAGCATGCCCGAGTACCAGGAGGTGGATGAGAATGGCAATGTGCTCGATGAACCCATCCTGCACAAGCTGGAGTATTTCTGCATCTCCTGGTTCACCTTCGAAGTGTCTGCCCGCCTCCTGCTCTCCCCCAACCCCAGGAAGTTCTTCAAGCACCCTCTGAACCTGATTGACATTGTCTCAGTCCTGCCCTTCTACTTCACCCTCATGGTGGACTTGACCGTGGGCAGTGACTCGGAgctgggcaacctgggcaaggTCGTGCAGGTGTTTCGGCTCATGAGGATATTCCGGGTGCTGAAGCTGGCTCGACACTCCACTGGGCTGAGGTCACTGGGGGCCACCTTGAAG CACAGCTACCGGGAGGTGGGGATCCTGCTGCTCTACCTGGCTGTGGGGGTTTCTGTCTTCTCTGGTGTGGCCTACACTGCTGAGAAGGAGGAAGATGTTGGCTTTGACACCATCCCAGCGTGCTGGTGGTGGGGCACGGTCAGCATGACCACCGTGGGCTACGGTGACGTGGTGCCCGTCACCGTGGCAGGCAAGCTGGCTGCCTCGGGCTGCATCCTGGGAGGCATCCTGGTGGTGGCACTGCCTATCACCATCATCTTCAACAAGTTCTCCCACTTCTACCGCAAGCAGAAGGCACTGGAGGCGGCTGTGAGGAACAGCGGGAAGAAAGAcacagaggaggtggagagcATCTCCAGCCACGACCCAGACTCGGAGGCTCTGAGCGAgacctccctgggcagagggAGCCCTGACCGCCGCGGTCTGACCCCCGGCACCCACCCTGCACCCTGA